The Micromonospora sp. WMMD961 genome has a segment encoding these proteins:
- a CDS encoding ABC transporter permease, whose amino-acid sequence MTAYTGRIATAPRSRKVGTRIAVSLLYTLGLPTLLLVVWGLVATRARSQFFPDPLTIAEAFRETWVGPAFVEDVLPSLARLGLGVAASIVLGIAAGTVIGLTHWLRELLEPLLEFLRAIPPPVLIPVAMLLLGITDTMKVVVIVSGAVWPILLNTIEGVRATDSVMTETAESFQVSWWERLWFLVLPAASPRIMAGVRQALSVALILMVISEMFASSSGLGYRIAYFQRNYLIAEMWSGILLLGLVGVFLAVAFGLVERRVLRWYHGIREVNRA is encoded by the coding sequence GTGACCGCGTACACCGGCCGGATCGCCACCGCGCCGCGCAGCCGGAAGGTCGGAACCCGGATCGCGGTGAGTCTCCTCTACACGCTGGGGCTGCCGACGCTCCTCCTGGTGGTCTGGGGTCTGGTGGCGACGAGGGCGAGGAGTCAGTTCTTCCCCGACCCGTTGACGATCGCCGAAGCGTTCCGGGAGACCTGGGTCGGCCCGGCGTTCGTCGAGGACGTCCTGCCGAGCCTCGCCCGCCTCGGCCTCGGTGTCGCCGCGTCGATCGTGCTCGGCATCGCCGCCGGCACCGTCATCGGCCTGACCCACTGGCTGCGGGAACTCCTCGAACCGCTGCTGGAGTTCCTCCGGGCCATCCCGCCACCGGTGCTGATTCCGGTGGCCATGCTCCTGCTCGGGATCACCGACACCATGAAGGTGGTCGTGATCGTCTCCGGGGCGGTCTGGCCGATCCTGTTGAACACGATCGAGGGTGTCCGGGCGACGGACAGTGTCATGACGGAGACCGCGGAGTCGTTCCAGGTCTCCTGGTGGGAACGGCTCTGGTTCCTCGTGCTTCCGGCCGCCAGCCCACGCATCATGGCCGGGGTGCGGCAGGCCCTCTCGGTCGCGCTGATCCTGATGGTCATCTCCGAGATGTTCGCCTCGTCCTCCGGCCTCGGCTACCGGATCGCCTACTTCCAGCGCAACTACCTGATCGCCGAGATGTGGAGCGGCATCCTCCTGCTCGGTCTCGTCGGCGTCTTCCTCGCCGTAGCTTTCGGTCTCGTCGAACGGCGCGTCCTGCGCTGGTACCACGGAATCAGGGAGGTCAACCGTGCCTGA
- a CDS encoding ABC transporter permease: MRVFSTRRRRALRKAMLGVVGLTGFLVVWQLLPTLGLVNPLYLPYVTDVLARLFEQLVDLAFWRRLGSTMTSWAIGLTVATIAAVVLGTVVGLVPFLRRCTHTAVEFLRPIPSVALIPLAVLMFGIQMQAALVIIIYASFWQVFVQVIYGVADVDAVARDTARSFGLTRREQLSHLVLPTTLPYLMTGLRLAAAVALILAITAEMVIGNPGLGRMIELSRSAGDAAGLYALVVVTGLLGLMVNIVFRFVERRVLSWHQSIRGEEAR; this comes from the coding sequence ATGCGCGTGTTTTCCACCCGACGCCGGCGCGCGTTACGCAAGGCGATGCTGGGCGTCGTCGGCCTGACCGGTTTCCTCGTCGTCTGGCAGCTGCTCCCGACACTGGGACTGGTCAACCCGCTGTATCTGCCGTACGTGACGGACGTCCTGGCGCGGCTGTTCGAGCAGCTCGTCGACCTCGCGTTCTGGCGGCGGCTGGGCAGCACCATGACGTCCTGGGCGATCGGCCTGACGGTGGCGACGATCGCCGCGGTCGTCCTCGGCACGGTCGTCGGGTTGGTGCCGTTCCTACGGCGCTGCACCCACACGGCTGTCGAGTTCCTTCGACCGATCCCGTCGGTCGCCCTCATCCCGCTCGCCGTGCTGATGTTCGGCATCCAGATGCAGGCCGCCCTCGTCATCATCATCTATGCGTCGTTCTGGCAGGTGTTCGTGCAGGTGATCTACGGCGTCGCCGACGTCGACGCGGTGGCCCGCGACACCGCCCGCAGCTTCGGTCTGACCCGGCGGGAGCAGCTGTCGCACCTCGTCCTGCCGACCACCCTGCCGTACCTCATGACGGGCCTGCGACTCGCGGCGGCGGTCGCGCTCATCCTCGCCATCACCGCGGAGATGGTGATCGGCAACCCCGGTCTCGGGCGCATGATCGAGCTGTCCCGGTCCGCCGGAGACGCCGCCGGCCTGTACGCGCTGGTCGTGGTCACCGGCCTGCTCGGGCTCATGGTGAACATCGTCTTCCGGTTCGTCGAGCGTCGGGTGCTGTCGTGGCACCAGTCCATTCGAGGAGAGGAGGCGCGGTGA
- a CDS encoding ABC transporter substrate-binding protein: MKKVMVLGLIAATAIALTGCTDSDASNPSDQTSGDLRKVRVAALPITETAALWGGIKAGLFAERGLQVEVLPAQGGAQAIPALMNGDIDFAIGQPFGPFRADLRDLGVVIIGNYASSYADGDDINAVVASAKSGVKRPADLAGKRVAVNSLGAAGDVTIMAAVEKDGGDPKTIKFVEVAFPDAPAQLESGNIDAAWVPEPFVTQLKARGDTFVVAPYQAVVPGLATLTTITTKERTEKDAKLVEDFTAAMKDTLQWANDPANVAPLRQAIKDNLELPPPVADSVRLPAFGWEVDRSSLQTLAELALKYKVLDKQPNFDRLIQQQ; this comes from the coding sequence ATGAAGAAGGTCATGGTTCTCGGGCTGATCGCCGCCACCGCGATCGCCCTCACCGGATGTACCGACTCCGACGCGTCCAACCCGTCCGATCAGACCTCAGGCGATCTACGCAAGGTCCGGGTCGCGGCGCTGCCCATCACCGAGACCGCCGCGCTCTGGGGCGGCATCAAGGCGGGCCTCTTCGCCGAACGCGGGCTCCAGGTCGAGGTGCTGCCCGCCCAGGGTGGCGCGCAGGCCATTCCCGCGCTGATGAACGGCGACATCGACTTCGCGATCGGCCAGCCCTTCGGCCCGTTCCGGGCCGACCTGCGCGACCTCGGCGTCGTCATCATCGGCAACTACGCCTCCTCGTACGCCGACGGCGACGACATCAACGCCGTGGTGGCTTCGGCGAAGTCCGGCGTCAAGCGGCCGGCCGACCTCGCGGGCAAGCGGGTCGCGGTCAACAGCCTGGGCGCGGCCGGCGACGTGACCATCATGGCGGCGGTCGAGAAGGACGGCGGCGACCCCAAGACGATCAAGTTCGTCGAGGTCGCCTTCCCGGACGCCCCGGCCCAACTCGAGTCCGGCAACATCGATGCCGCCTGGGTGCCGGAGCCGTTCGTCACGCAACTGAAGGCCCGTGGCGACACCTTCGTCGTCGCGCCGTACCAGGCGGTGGTGCCCGGCCTGGCCACCCTCACCACGATCACCACGAAGGAACGCACGGAGAAGGACGCCAAGCTGGTCGAAGACTTCACGGCGGCGATGAAGGATACGTTGCAGTGGGCCAACGACCCCGCCAACGTGGCACCCCTGCGGCAGGCCATCAAGGACAACCTGGAGCTGCCCCCGCCGGTGGCCGACTCGGTGCGGCTCCCGGCCTTCGGTTGGGAGGTCGACCGGTCGAGCCTGCAGACGCTCGCCGAGCTCGCGCTGAAGTACAAGGTGCTCGACAAGCAACCGAACTTCGACCGTCTCATCCAGCAGCAGTAG
- the pobA gene encoding 4-hydroxybenzoate 3-monooxygenase produces the protein MRTQVGIVGAGPAGLMLSHLLHLRGIGSVVLESRSRDHVEHRLRAGVLEQGSVDLLCGAGVGERLQREGLRHEGIELRFAGESHRVPMTDLTGRAITVYGQQEVVKDLIAARLAVGGSVLFEAEVVRLDGLDTDAPVVHFRRDGRDEELHCDFVAGCDGFHGVSRAAVPDGVLTTYERAYPFAWLGVLAAAPPAVRELIYANHERGFALYSMRSPELSRLYLQVAPDEDIADWPDERIWTELRARLETVPGWSLNEGPILEKSVTPMRSFVVEPMRWERLFLAGDAVHIVPPTGAKGMNLALADVALLGDAFAAWYDGGRTDLLDSYSATALRRVWRAQHFSWWMTSMLHRLERDDPYETKLQTATLRYVATSEAYATSLSENYVGLPEV, from the coding sequence ATGCGTACCCAGGTCGGCATCGTCGGCGCCGGGCCGGCGGGACTCATGCTGTCGCACCTGCTGCACCTGCGCGGGATCGGGTCCGTGGTGCTGGAGAGCCGCAGCCGCGACCACGTCGAGCACCGACTGCGGGCCGGAGTCCTCGAACAGGGTTCGGTCGACCTGCTCTGCGGTGCCGGTGTCGGCGAGCGGCTGCAACGGGAAGGGCTGCGGCACGAGGGCATCGAGCTGCGTTTCGCCGGGGAGTCGCACCGGGTGCCGATGACCGATCTGACCGGACGGGCGATCACCGTCTACGGCCAACAGGAGGTGGTCAAGGACCTGATCGCCGCCCGGCTCGCCGTCGGCGGCTCGGTGCTCTTCGAGGCCGAGGTGGTACGCCTGGACGGTCTGGACACCGACGCGCCGGTCGTCCACTTTCGACGCGACGGGCGGGACGAGGAGCTGCACTGCGACTTCGTCGCGGGCTGCGACGGGTTCCACGGGGTGAGCCGCGCGGCGGTGCCCGACGGGGTGCTGACCACCTACGAGCGGGCGTACCCGTTCGCCTGGTTGGGGGTCCTCGCCGCCGCCCCGCCCGCGGTGCGGGAGCTCATCTACGCCAACCACGAACGGGGTTTCGCCCTCTACAGCATGCGCTCCCCGGAGCTGTCCCGGCTGTATCTGCAGGTCGCGCCGGACGAGGACATCGCCGACTGGCCGGACGAGCGGATCTGGACGGAGTTGCGGGCGCGGTTGGAGACGGTGCCGGGCTGGTCGCTCAACGAGGGGCCGATCCTGGAGAAGTCCGTCACGCCGATGCGCAGCTTCGTGGTGGAGCCGATGCGGTGGGAGCGACTGTTCCTGGCCGGGGACGCCGTGCACATCGTCCCACCCACCGGCGCGAAGGGAATGAACCTGGCCCTCGCCGACGTCGCGCTGCTCGGGGACGCCTTCGCCGCCTGGTACGACGGGGGGCGCACCGATCTGCTGGACAGCTACTCGGCCACGGCGCTGCGCCGGGTCTGGCGGGCCCAGCACTTCTCCTGGTGGATGACCTCGATGCTGCACCGGCTGGAGCGCGACGACCCGTACGAGACGAAGTTGCAGACCGCCACGTTGAGGTACGTCGCCACGTCCGAGGCGTACGCCACGAGCCTGTCCGAGAACTACGTGGGCCTGCCCGAGGTCTGA
- a CDS encoding benzaldehyde dehydrogenase encodes MTLLDATTWHGTVHSGGWVEPAGGTASVRSPATGEEIGQVGVANSDDVTRACARAATAQRAWAATGYAERAAVLRRAGQLFERHATEIGDWIVRESGSIPPKAGVETDTAAQECYEAAALASHPLGEIIPSAQPRLSLARRLPVGVVGVIAPFNFPLILATRSVAPALALGNAVVLKPDPRTAVCGGVSIARVFEEAGLPDGLLHVLPGGVDVGEALVADPHVRVVSFTGSTAAGRKVGEAAARHLKRAHLELGGNSALIVLDDADLDLAVSAGAWGSFLHQGQICMTTGRHLVHESLAERYVERLAEKADHLPVGDPAKEQVALGPIIDERQRDKIHALVTASVDAGARLAAGGTYEGLFYRPTVLADVTPATPAYAQEVFGPVAPVTTFADQEEAVELARQTEYGLSLGILGRDVMRAMALADRIPSGIVHINDQTVSDEAVAPFGGVGASGTGSRFGGAAANVEAFTETQWLTVQGDITRYPF; translated from the coding sequence ATGACACTGCTGGACGCCACGACCTGGCACGGCACGGTGCACAGCGGCGGCTGGGTGGAGCCGGCCGGCGGCACGGCGTCCGTGCGCTCCCCCGCCACCGGCGAGGAGATCGGCCAGGTTGGCGTGGCGAACTCCGACGACGTGACGCGAGCCTGCGCCCGCGCCGCCACCGCCCAACGCGCCTGGGCCGCCACCGGCTACGCCGAGCGGGCCGCGGTGCTGCGCCGGGCCGGGCAGCTGTTCGAACGGCACGCCACCGAGATCGGCGACTGGATCGTGCGGGAGTCCGGGTCCATCCCACCCAAGGCCGGTGTCGAGACCGACACCGCGGCGCAGGAGTGCTACGAGGCGGCGGCGCTGGCCTCGCACCCGCTCGGCGAGATCATCCCGAGCGCGCAACCGCGGCTGAGCCTGGCCCGCCGGTTGCCCGTCGGCGTCGTCGGCGTCATCGCGCCGTTCAACTTCCCGCTCATCCTGGCCACCCGTTCCGTCGCTCCGGCCCTGGCGCTGGGCAACGCCGTGGTGCTCAAGCCCGATCCGCGCACGGCGGTCTGCGGTGGTGTCTCGATCGCCCGGGTCTTCGAGGAGGCCGGCCTGCCCGACGGCCTGCTGCACGTCCTTCCCGGCGGGGTCGACGTCGGCGAGGCGCTGGTGGCCGACCCGCACGTGCGGGTGGTCAGCTTCACCGGTTCGACGGCGGCCGGCCGCAAGGTCGGCGAGGCGGCCGCACGCCACCTCAAGCGGGCGCACCTCGAACTCGGTGGCAACTCGGCGCTCATCGTGCTCGACGACGCCGACCTGGACCTCGCCGTCTCCGCCGGCGCCTGGGGCTCCTTCCTGCACCAGGGTCAGATCTGCATGACCACCGGTCGGCACCTGGTGCACGAGAGCCTGGCCGAGCGGTACGTGGAGCGGTTGGCCGAGAAGGCGGACCACCTGCCGGTCGGCGACCCGGCGAAGGAACAGGTGGCGCTCGGGCCGATCATCGACGAGCGCCAGCGCGACAAGATCCATGCGCTGGTCACGGCGAGCGTCGACGCGGGCGCCCGTCTGGCGGCCGGAGGCACCTACGAGGGGCTGTTCTACCGGCCGACGGTCCTCGCCGACGTGACCCCCGCGACCCCGGCGTATGCCCAGGAGGTCTTCGGCCCGGTCGCACCGGTGACCACCTTCGCCGACCAGGAGGAGGCGGTGGAGTTGGCCCGGCAGACCGAGTACGGCCTGTCGCTGGGCATCCTGGGCCGGGACGTGATGAGGGCGATGGCCCTCGCCGACCGGATCCCCAGCGGGATCGTGCACATCAACGACCAGACGGTCAGCGACGAGGCGGTGGCGCCGTTCGGCGGGGTCGGTGCCTCGGGCACCGGCTCGCGGTTCGGCGGGGCAGCGGCGAACGTCGAGGCGTTCACCGAGACCCAGTGGCTCACCGTGCAGGGCGACATCACGCGGTACCCGTTCTGA
- a CDS encoding CoA transferase subunit A: MAKLVSLAEGVAHLVRDGDVVALEGFTHLIPFAAGHEIIRQGRRDLTLVRMTPDVIYDQLIGAGCARRLVFSWGGNPGVGSLHRFRDAVQHAWPCPLELEEHSHAGMANRYVAGASGLPFAVLRGYTGTDLPEHTTNIRPITCPFTGETLTAVPALRPDVTVVHAQRADRDGNVQMWGITGVQKEAVLAADRSLVTVEEIVDEWEPVPGQVVLPGWAVTAVAEVPGGAHPSYAHGYSVRDNDFYRAWDAVSRHRDTFRAWLDQHVHRAGAAA; this comes from the coding sequence ATGGCGAAGCTCGTCTCGCTGGCCGAGGGCGTGGCGCACCTGGTCCGCGACGGTGACGTGGTGGCCCTGGAAGGGTTCACCCACCTCATCCCGTTCGCCGCCGGTCACGAGATCATCCGCCAGGGACGGCGCGATCTGACCCTGGTGCGGATGACACCCGACGTCATCTACGACCAGCTCATCGGCGCGGGTTGTGCCCGTCGCCTGGTCTTCTCGTGGGGCGGCAACCCGGGCGTGGGGTCGCTGCACCGCTTCCGCGACGCCGTGCAGCACGCCTGGCCGTGCCCGCTGGAGTTGGAGGAGCACAGCCACGCCGGCATGGCGAACCGCTACGTCGCCGGGGCGTCCGGGCTGCCGTTCGCCGTCCTGCGCGGCTACACCGGCACCGACCTGCCCGAGCACACCACCAACATCCGTCCCATCACCTGCCCCTTCACCGGCGAGACGCTCACCGCCGTCCCCGCCCTGCGCCCCGACGTGACGGTGGTGCACGCCCAGCGCGCCGACCGCGACGGCAACGTGCAGATGTGGGGCATCACCGGGGTGCAGAAGGAGGCGGTGCTCGCCGCCGACCGTTCCCTGGTCACCGTCGAGGAGATCGTGGACGAGTGGGAGCCCGTACCCGGGCAGGTGGTCCTGCCCGGCTGGGCGGTCACCGCGGTGGCCGAGGTGCCCGGTGGAGCACACCCCTCCTACGCGCACGGCTACTCGGTCCGGGACAACGACTTCTACCGGGCCTGGGACGCCGTCAGCCGGCACCGCGACACCTTCCGCGCCTGGCTGGACCAGCACGTGCACCGGGCGGGGGCAGCGGCGTGA
- a CDS encoding CoA-transferase encodes MMTVAAARQLRDGTACFVGIGLPSTAANLARATHAPNLVLIYESGCLGAKPGRLPLSIGDGVLADTADAVVSVPEVFNYWLQPGRIDVGFLGAAQLDRYGNINTTVVGGDYHAPKVRLPGAGGAPEIAASCGEVVVIVRQDLRTFTERVDFVTSVGYGNGPGDRERLGLRGGGPRVVITDLGVLEPDPATCELTLTRLHPGVTREQARAATGWDLAVAEGLTTGDPPTARELAVLRALEATRSDGRRQ; translated from the coding sequence ATGATGACCGTCGCCGCCGCCCGGCAACTGCGCGACGGCACGGCCTGCTTCGTCGGGATCGGGTTGCCCAGCACCGCGGCGAACCTCGCCCGCGCGACCCACGCTCCGAACCTGGTGCTCATCTACGAATCGGGCTGTCTCGGCGCGAAGCCGGGCCGACTCCCGCTGTCCATCGGCGACGGAGTCCTCGCCGACACGGCGGACGCGGTGGTGTCGGTGCCCGAGGTGTTCAACTACTGGCTCCAGCCCGGCCGGATCGACGTGGGCTTTCTCGGTGCCGCGCAGCTCGACCGGTACGGCAATATCAACACCACGGTCGTCGGAGGCGACTACCACGCCCCGAAGGTCCGGCTGCCCGGCGCCGGCGGCGCCCCGGAGATCGCCGCCTCCTGTGGTGAGGTCGTGGTGATCGTCCGGCAGGACCTCCGGACGTTCACCGAACGGGTCGACTTCGTCACCTCGGTCGGGTACGGGAACGGCCCGGGCGACCGGGAGCGACTCGGCCTGCGTGGCGGAGGTCCCCGAGTGGTGATCACCGATCTCGGCGTCCTCGAACCCGATCCGGCCACCTGCGAGCTCACCTTGACCCGCCTGCACCCCGGTGTGACGCGGGAGCAGGCGCGGGCGGCCACCGGTTGGGACCTCGCCGTCGCCGAGGGGCTGACCACGGGCGATCCGCCGACGGCGCGGGAACTCGCGGTGCTGCGGGCGCTGGAGGCGACGAGGTCCGACGGGAGACGACAATGA
- the pcaH gene encoding protocatechuate 3,4-dioxygenase subunit beta, translating into MTTQDTRAGSGLVLPSYRRDDVDAHPPLLSPGYKSTVVRAPRHPLVHLPQRLTEVTGPLLGEGRLGELDHDLTRQHDGEPQGQRIIVHGRVRDGDGRPVPRTLVEIWQANAAGRYRDSRDTWPAPLDPHFEGVGRALTDDQGRYRFVTVQPGAYPWRNHDNAWRPAHIHFSLFGRAFTQRLVTQMYFPGDPLFFQDPIFNSVRDPKARERMIARYDHAATTPEWALAYEFDIVLRGRESTPFEDGDDDE; encoded by the coding sequence ATGACCACTCAGGACACCCGGGCCGGCAGTGGCCTGGTGCTACCGAGCTACCGGCGCGACGACGTCGACGCCCACCCACCCCTGCTCAGCCCCGGCTACAAGTCGACGGTGGTGCGGGCGCCGAGACACCCACTGGTCCACCTGCCGCAGCGGCTGACCGAGGTCACCGGACCGCTGCTGGGGGAGGGGCGGCTCGGCGAGCTCGACCACGACCTGACCCGCCAGCACGACGGCGAGCCGCAGGGACAGCGGATCATCGTGCACGGGCGGGTCCGCGACGGTGACGGTCGACCGGTGCCCCGCACGCTCGTCGAGATCTGGCAGGCCAACGCCGCCGGCCGGTACCGCGACTCCCGGGACACCTGGCCCGCGCCGCTCGACCCCCACTTCGAAGGGGTGGGCCGGGCGCTCACCGACGACCAGGGGCGGTACCGGTTCGTCACCGTGCAGCCCGGCGCCTACCCCTGGCGTAACCACGACAACGCCTGGCGGCCGGCGCACATCCACTTCTCCCTCTTCGGCCGGGCGTTCACCCAGCGGCTGGTGACACAGATGTACTTCCCGGGCGACCCGCTCTTCTTCCAGGACCCGATCTTCAACTCGGTCCGCGACCCGAAGGCCCGGGAACGGATGATCGCCCGGTACGACCACGCCGCCACGACACCGGAGTGGGCGCTGGCGTACGAGTTCGACATCGTGCTGCGCGGCCGGGAGAGCACCCCCTTCGAGGACGGCGACGACGATGAGTGA
- the pcaG gene encoding protocatechuate 3,4-dioxygenase subunit alpha yields the protein MSEQLGVMPAQTVGPYLHIGLHWPDGPYVVPEDTPGAFWIRGRIFDGTGAPVVDAMVESWQADPDGRFDHPDDPRGARPPALAGFRGFGRSETDGQGWYRLLTVKPGSLPAPGGGTEAPHLALSVFGRGLLHRLVTRIYFPDEPAANAADPVLRSVDAARRDTLLAKPATDGLRFDIHLQGDHETVFFAV from the coding sequence ATGAGTGAGCAGTTGGGCGTCATGCCCGCGCAGACCGTCGGACCGTACCTGCACATCGGTCTGCACTGGCCCGACGGCCCGTACGTCGTACCCGAGGACACACCGGGCGCGTTCTGGATCAGGGGTCGGATCTTCGACGGCACCGGGGCGCCGGTGGTCGACGCGATGGTGGAGAGCTGGCAGGCCGACCCGGACGGCCGGTTCGACCACCCGGACGACCCGCGTGGCGCCCGGCCGCCCGCGCTCGCCGGTTTCCGAGGATTCGGGCGCAGCGAGACCGACGGGCAGGGCTGGTACCGGCTGCTGACCGTCAAGCCGGGTTCACTACCCGCGCCGGGCGGCGGCACCGAAGCGCCCCACCTGGCTCTGTCGGTCTTCGGGCGTGGGCTGCTGCACCGCCTCGTCACCCGGATCTACTTCCCCGACGAACCGGCGGCGAACGCCGCCGACCCCGTGTTGCGCAGCGTCGACGCCGCCCGCCGTGACACCCTGCTGGCGAAACCCGCGACGGACGGGCTCCGGTTCGACATCCACCTGCAGGGAGACCATGAGACCGTCTTCTTCGCCGTCTGA
- the pcaB gene encoding 3-carboxy-cis,cis-muconate cycloisomerase — protein sequence MRPSSSPSDGLLGGVSGAPDVDTELSDRSLLQAMLDAEAALARATADVGILPTPAADAIVEQCRADRYDPGALGRAADDTGNPVVPLVGALTAAVPEHARGWVHVGATSQDVLDTALVLVAVRALEPLLRHLDAAVDAAARLADAHRGTVLVARTLGQQAAPTTFGLKAAGWLTGLVEARGRLRQAGAAQPAQLGGAVGTLAAFGPAGTEVAERFAAHLGLPSSPLPWHTRRQSWLDLAAALGGLLVSTGKVALDVGLLAQNEIGEVAEGGTGRGGSSAMPHKRNPVDSILVTAAARRGPGLVATVFAAAVQEHERAAGAWHAEWEPLLDLLHVSGGAAARCARMLAGLQVHPERMRENLDATGGLLLAEAVAARLAPAVGRGVAHDLVTRAATEPSFRAALLADPEIRAHLSEAEIAEALDPYRWLGSAGRFVDRALVAARGAAR from the coding sequence ATGAGACCGTCTTCTTCGCCGTCTGACGGCCTGCTCGGCGGCGTCTCCGGTGCCCCGGACGTCGACACGGAACTCAGCGACAGGTCCCTGCTCCAGGCGATGCTCGACGCGGAGGCGGCGCTGGCCCGGGCCACGGCGGACGTCGGCATCCTTCCCACACCGGCGGCGGATGCGATCGTCGAGCAGTGCCGCGCCGACCGGTACGACCCGGGGGCGCTCGGCCGGGCGGCCGACGACACGGGCAACCCCGTCGTCCCCCTGGTGGGCGCGCTGACCGCCGCCGTGCCCGAGCACGCCCGAGGCTGGGTGCACGTCGGAGCGACCAGTCAGGACGTCCTGGACACCGCGCTGGTCCTGGTGGCCGTCCGGGCACTCGAGCCGCTGCTGCGTCACCTCGACGCCGCGGTGGACGCCGCCGCGAGGCTGGCCGACGCACACCGGGGCACCGTGCTGGTCGCCCGAACACTCGGACAGCAGGCGGCACCCACCACGTTCGGGCTCAAGGCCGCGGGATGGCTGACCGGTCTGGTCGAGGCCCGGGGCCGGCTGCGTCAGGCCGGTGCCGCCCAGCCAGCGCAGCTCGGCGGTGCGGTCGGCACCCTGGCCGCGTTCGGCCCGGCCGGCACGGAGGTCGCCGAGCGGTTCGCGGCGCACCTGGGCCTCCCGTCGAGCCCTCTGCCCTGGCACACCCGCCGTCAGTCCTGGCTCGACCTGGCCGCCGCCCTCGGTGGACTGCTGGTGAGCACCGGCAAGGTCGCGCTCGACGTCGGGTTGCTCGCCCAGAACGAGATCGGCGAGGTCGCCGAGGGTGGCACCGGTCGGGGCGGCTCGTCGGCCATGCCGCACAAGCGCAACCCGGTCGACTCCATCCTTGTCACCGCCGCGGCGCGACGCGGGCCGGGGCTCGTCGCCACAGTGTTCGCCGCGGCGGTGCAGGAGCACGAACGGGCCGCCGGTGCCTGGCACGCCGAGTGGGAGCCCCTGCTCGACCTGCTGCACGTGTCCGGCGGGGCCGCCGCCCGGTGCGCACGGATGCTGGCCGGGCTTCAGGTCCACCCGGAGCGGATGCGGGAGAACCTCGACGCGACCGGCGGTCTCCTGCTCGCCGAGGCCGTCGCGGCGCGACTGGCACCCGCCGTCGGTCGCGGCGTCGCACACGACCTGGTTACCCGCGCCGCCACCGAACCCTCGTTCCGCGCCGCGCTGCTCGCCGACCCCGAGATCCGCGCCCACCTGTCCGAGGCCGAGATAGCCGAGGCGCTCGACCCGTACCGTTGGCTCGGCTCGGCCGGCCGGTTCGTCGACCGGGCCCTGGTCGCCGCTCGGGGAGCGGCCCGGTGA
- the pcaD gene encoding 3-oxoadipate enol-lactonase encodes MTSLLHLAVDGPHDAPPLLLGSSLGTAAAMWEPQVPALAARFRVIRYDHLGHGRSAVPSGPYTIDQLGRELLRTLDDLDVPSVHYAGLSLGGMVGMWLAAHAPDRVRRMVLLCTSASLGPPGQWHHRAATVRASGLPAIADAVVARWFTPAFATARPDVVAAHRAMLTATPPDGYAACCEAIAAMDLRPDLGRITAPTLVVAGADDPATPVEHAREIVGGIPRARLAVVGAAAHLANVEQPEQVRRLLLQHLHEDPVTDERQ; translated from the coding sequence GTGACCTCCCTGTTGCACCTCGCCGTCGACGGCCCACACGACGCGCCGCCGCTGCTGCTCGGCAGTTCCCTCGGCACCGCCGCCGCGATGTGGGAACCGCAGGTCCCGGCGCTCGCCGCGCGGTTCCGGGTCATCCGGTACGACCACCTGGGTCACGGCCGTTCGGCGGTGCCGTCCGGGCCGTACACGATTGACCAGCTCGGCCGGGAGTTGCTGCGGACGCTGGACGACCTGGACGTGCCGTCGGTCCACTACGCGGGGCTGTCCCTCGGGGGCATGGTGGGCATGTGGCTCGCCGCGCACGCGCCCGACCGGGTGCGGCGGATGGTGCTGCTCTGCACGTCGGCGTCGCTCGGGCCGCCCGGGCAGTGGCACCACCGGGCGGCGACGGTACGGGCCTCCGGTCTGCCGGCGATCGCCGACGCGGTGGTGGCCCGTTGGTTCACCCCGGCCTTCGCCACCGCCCGGCCGGACGTGGTCGCCGCCCACCGCGCGATGCTGACCGCGACGCCGCCGGACGGCTACGCCGCCTGCTGCGAGGCGATCGCCGCGATGGACCTCCGACCCGACCTCGGCCGGATCACCGCGCCGACGCTCGTCGTCGCGGGCGCGGACGATCCGGCCACCCCGGTCGAGCACGCCCGCGAGATCGTCGGCGGCATCCCGCGGGCCCGTCTGGCCGTGGTCGGCGCGGCGGCGCACCTGGCCAACGTCGAGCAACCCGAGCAGGTGCGTCGACTCCTGCTGCAACACCTCCACGAGGACCCGGTGACAGATGAACGACAGTGA